The window GTCTTCCGTATGCTCTTGACTCAATCAGTACGGGATATGCAGATTATTCGCGGTACGCTTCTGAGACTTTAGTAGACGCCCAGGGAGATTGTGTAGATACGTCGATTCTATTAGCAGTGGCCATACTCGGTGGCCCATTGATGGCAGACGTAGGATTGTTTTCGTACGACTCAGATGCAACGGGTGCAGATGCAGGTCATATTGCTGTTGCTGTAAATCCAGAGAACTTTTCGTTAGATGGGCCAACTTTCAATACCGGTTCGGGAAGATACCATTATATCGAACCAACTGCGTTTTGGCGGCCTGGTGAAGTTCCTTCTCAGCTCCGTTTTGACCAGGGAGCCTTCCACGAGATTCAAGAACCGGAAGGTGGGTTTTAGACTCCACAAGGGTGTCGGCTTCGAGGTACTGTGGAACGTCAATCTGACTGAACCAGATGTTCGCATTGTCCCAGTTGCGGTGTTGATTGTCCGAGGCGCGGGACAGACTAGTGAAATCCGGTTTTAGTGAGTATTTTGGGCGTGATTAGTGATTCACTGGGTATGTGAAATGCAATCGATACGCAGCAAATCTTCGACTCCTTCAGTACATATCTCGGTATGCAACTAGCCACTGCCCTCTACCGCTGATCGTCAAATTCTTTCGCTGCCTTTTCAATGTCATCACTCCATATCTTAGAAACCGACTCGGTTCTTTCTGGGTTTATATGTTTCATGCTGATAGATGAATTTGGCTCGGGTTCGGCAGGGGTTTTCTTCGGCTTCGTTTTACTGTCGTTGCTAGTACCTGCTTCGGTTGCCGTCTCAGACGGAAATAGATCCTCGAGAAGGCTTTTGCCCTCGCTTTTCAACAATTTCACCAGTTCCAGTCCGTTTACAGTCTCTACATCGAGATCTTCCGCTAATTTTCTCGCCTGTCGCGTATAATTCCCCGTTGTAACGATAGCAACCGTATTGACGCTCTCTTCCTGGTCATACAACGTTCTGTACTCACGAATCTTCTGGCTCCCTATCTTATTTCCGTGTGAGTACTTCTTCGTCTGTATCAGCTGTGTTCTTTTAAACGGGTCTTCCTTCGATGCGATAACGTCAATTCCTCGGTCTCCACTTCCTTTCACCACCTCCGTATCATATCCCATCTCGCTCCAAAGATTCCCTACTAATCTCTCAAATTCATACGGACTCATCGACAATAATTTCGTTAAAACTGTTACATTATCGGGAACAGATCTCATTCTCCTATACGAATATGTCCTACAGAACAAAACTATAAATCAGTTACTTGGAAGTTCACCACTACGAGTGAGGAAGGCTACTCGGATCTCGGAACGT of the Natronosalvus vescus genome contains:
- a CDS encoding restriction endonuclease, with product MSPYEFERLVGNLWSEMGYDTEVVKGSGDRGIDVIASKEDPFKRTQLIQTKKYSHGNKIGSQKIREYRTLYDQEESVNTVAIVTTGNYTRQARKLAEDLDVETVNGLELVKLLKSEGKSLLEDLFPSETATEAGTSNDSKTKPKKTPAEPEPNSSISMKHINPERTESVSKIWSDDIEKAAKEFDDQR